One segment of Chlorocebus sabaeus isolate Y175 chromosome 26, mChlSab1.0.hap1, whole genome shotgun sequence DNA contains the following:
- the RPUSD2 gene encoding pseudouridylate synthase RPUSD2 isoform X2 produces MWLGGRGWLGVLGHWRCDLRRPSFARTWSGFKGPMAETLSTQVGTAGGLRAPHQQNGDAGGDARVEPSPGSPKPAGREVEPAPVGGEYPSAAVPGPGKRKKRRGATGERVVPPPKKRRTGVSFGDEHFKETSYYFEGGLRKDNDFLRNTVHRHEPPVTAEPIRLLAENEDLVVVDKPSSIPVHPCGRFRHNTVIFILGKEHQLKELHPLHRLDRLTSGVLMFAKTAAVSERIHEQVRDRQLEKEYVCRVEGEFPTEEVTCKEPILVVSYKVGVCRVDTRGKPCETVFQRLSYNGQSSVVRCRPLTGRTHQIRVHLQFLGHPILNDPIYNSVAWGPSRGRGGRIPKTDEELLRDLVAEHQAKQSLDVLDLCEGDLSSGLTDSTAPSSELGKDSLEELAAAAQKMEEVAEAAPQKLDTIALAPEKAVETDVMNQEADSLCAECRLVRQDPLPKDLVMFLHALRYKGPGFEYFSPMPAWAQDDWQKD; encoded by the exons ATGTGGCTGGGCGGCCGCGGATGGCTCGGGGTTCTCGGACATTGGCGCTGCGACCTTCGGCGCCCTAGCTTTGCCAGGACTTGGAGTGGCTTTAAGGGCCCAATGGCAGAAACACTGTCTACCCAGGTTGGGACAGCGGGCGGGCTGAGGGCTCCGCATCAGCAAAACGGTGACGCTGGTGGCGACGCGAGGGTTGAGCCGTCCCCGGGGTCCCCGAAGCCGGCTGGCCGGGAAGTGGAGCCGGCCCCAGTAGGCGGGGAGTATCCCTCGGCTGCAGTCCCGGGCCCGGGCAAGCGTAAGAAGCGACGGGGCGCAACCGGGGAGCGTGTCGTGCCGCCCCCGAAGAAGCGGCGGACAGGGGTGAGCTTCGGAGATGAGCACTTTAAAGAAACCAGTTATTACTTCGAGGGCGGCCTGCGTAAG GACAATGATTTCTTGCGGAACACAGtgcacaggcatgagccaccagtcACAGCAGAGCCCATTCGCCTGCTAGCTGAGAACGAAGATTTAGTGGTTGTAGACAAGCCTTCCTCCATTCCCGTTCACCCCTGTGGCCGCTTCCGACACAACACAGTTATCTTCATCCTAGGCAAGGAGCACCAACTGAAGGAGTTACACCCCTTGCATCGGCTTGACCGCCTTACCTCAGGGGTGCTTATGTTTGCCAAGACAGCTGCAGTCTCTGAGAGAATTCACGAGCAGGTTCGGGACCGGCAG CTGGAGAAGGAGTACGTGTGCCGGGTGGAAGGGGAGTTCCCCACTGAGGAAGTGACCTGTAAAGAACCCATCTTAGTGGTGTCTTACAAAGTAGGGGTGTGCCGTGTAGATACCCGGGGCAAGCCCTGTGAGACAGTGTTCCAGAGGCTAAGCTACAATGGCCAGTCCAGTGTGGTACGGTGCCGGCCACTCACAGGCCGCACACACCAGATTCGAGTCCACCTTCAGTTCTTGGGCCATCCCATTCTCAACGACCCCATCTACAACTCAGTTGCCTGGGGTCCCTCCCGAGGCCGGGGCGGCCGCATTCCCAAGACAGATGAGGAATTGCTACGGGACCTGGTAGCAGAGCACCAGGCCAAACAGAGCCTGGATGTGCTAGATCTCTGTGAGGGTGACCTGTCCTCAGGACTCACAGACTCTACGGCCCCCTCCTCAGAGTTGGGCAAGGACAGCCTGGAAGAGTTGGCTGCAGCTGCCCAGAAGATGGAGGAAGTAGCTGAGGCAGCCCCTCAGAAGTTGGACACAATAGCCTTGGCACCAGAGAAGGCAGTTGAAACAGATGTCATGAATCAAGAGGCAGACTCACTCTGTGCAGAGTGCCGGCTGGTTCGACAGGATCCCTTGCCCAAAGACCTTGTGATGTTCCTACATGCCCTACGTTATAAAGGGCCAGGCTTTGAGTACTTTTCACCAATGCCTGCCTGGGCACAGGATGACTGGCAAAAAGACTGA
- the RPUSD2 gene encoding pseudouridylate synthase RPUSD2 isoform X1, producing MWLGGRGWLGVLGHWRCDLRRPSFARTWSGFKGPMAETLSTQVGTAGGLRAPHQQNGDAGGDARVEPSPGSPKPAGREVEPAPVGGEYPSAAVPGPGKRKKRRGATGERVVPPPKKRRTGVSFGDEHFKETSYYFEGGLRKVRPYYFDFQTYCKGRWVGHSLLHVFSTEFRAQPLAYYEAAVQAGRLHLNEKPVQDLNIVLKDNDFLRNTVHRHEPPVTAEPIRLLAENEDLVVVDKPSSIPVHPCGRFRHNTVIFILGKEHQLKELHPLHRLDRLTSGVLMFAKTAAVSERIHEQVRDRQLEKEYVCRVEGEFPTEEVTCKEPILVVSYKVGVCRVDTRGKPCETVFQRLSYNGQSSVVRCRPLTGRTHQIRVHLQFLGHPILNDPIYNSVAWGPSRGRGGRIPKTDEELLRDLVAEHQAKQSLDVLDLCEGDLSSGLTDSTAPSSELGKDSLEELAAAAQKMEEVAEAAPQKLDTIALAPEKAVETDVMNQEADSLCAECRLVRQDPLPKDLVMFLHALRYKGPGFEYFSPMPAWAQDDWQKD from the exons ATGTGGCTGGGCGGCCGCGGATGGCTCGGGGTTCTCGGACATTGGCGCTGCGACCTTCGGCGCCCTAGCTTTGCCAGGACTTGGAGTGGCTTTAAGGGCCCAATGGCAGAAACACTGTCTACCCAGGTTGGGACAGCGGGCGGGCTGAGGGCTCCGCATCAGCAAAACGGTGACGCTGGTGGCGACGCGAGGGTTGAGCCGTCCCCGGGGTCCCCGAAGCCGGCTGGCCGGGAAGTGGAGCCGGCCCCAGTAGGCGGGGAGTATCCCTCGGCTGCAGTCCCGGGCCCGGGCAAGCGTAAGAAGCGACGGGGCGCAACCGGGGAGCGTGTCGTGCCGCCCCCGAAGAAGCGGCGGACAGGGGTGAGCTTCGGAGATGAGCACTTTAAAGAAACCAGTTATTACTTCGAGGGCGGCCTGCGTAAGGTGCGGCCCTATTACTTTGACTTCCAGACCTACTGCAAAGGTCGCTGGGTGGGCCACAGCTTGCTGCACGTCTTCAGCACCGAGTTCCGAGCTCAGCCCCTGGCCTACTACGAGGCCGCGGTCCAGGCGGGCCGCCTGCACCTCAACGAGAAGCCGGTGCAGGACCTCAACATCGTGCTCAAG GACAATGATTTCTTGCGGAACACAGtgcacaggcatgagccaccagtcACAGCAGAGCCCATTCGCCTGCTAGCTGAGAACGAAGATTTAGTGGTTGTAGACAAGCCTTCCTCCATTCCCGTTCACCCCTGTGGCCGCTTCCGACACAACACAGTTATCTTCATCCTAGGCAAGGAGCACCAACTGAAGGAGTTACACCCCTTGCATCGGCTTGACCGCCTTACCTCAGGGGTGCTTATGTTTGCCAAGACAGCTGCAGTCTCTGAGAGAATTCACGAGCAGGTTCGGGACCGGCAG CTGGAGAAGGAGTACGTGTGCCGGGTGGAAGGGGAGTTCCCCACTGAGGAAGTGACCTGTAAAGAACCCATCTTAGTGGTGTCTTACAAAGTAGGGGTGTGCCGTGTAGATACCCGGGGCAAGCCCTGTGAGACAGTGTTCCAGAGGCTAAGCTACAATGGCCAGTCCAGTGTGGTACGGTGCCGGCCACTCACAGGCCGCACACACCAGATTCGAGTCCACCTTCAGTTCTTGGGCCATCCCATTCTCAACGACCCCATCTACAACTCAGTTGCCTGGGGTCCCTCCCGAGGCCGGGGCGGCCGCATTCCCAAGACAGATGAGGAATTGCTACGGGACCTGGTAGCAGAGCACCAGGCCAAACAGAGCCTGGATGTGCTAGATCTCTGTGAGGGTGACCTGTCCTCAGGACTCACAGACTCTACGGCCCCCTCCTCAGAGTTGGGCAAGGACAGCCTGGAAGAGTTGGCTGCAGCTGCCCAGAAGATGGAGGAAGTAGCTGAGGCAGCCCCTCAGAAGTTGGACACAATAGCCTTGGCACCAGAGAAGGCAGTTGAAACAGATGTCATGAATCAAGAGGCAGACTCACTCTGTGCAGAGTGCCGGCTGGTTCGACAGGATCCCTTGCCCAAAGACCTTGTGATGTTCCTACATGCCCTACGTTATAAAGGGCCAGGCTTTGAGTACTTTTCACCAATGCCTGCCTGGGCACAGGATGACTGGCAAAAAGACTGA
- the RPUSD2 gene encoding pseudouridylate synthase RPUSD2 isoform X3, producing the protein MWLGGRGWLGVLGHWRCDLRRPSFARTWSGFKGPMAETLSTQVGTAGGLRAPHQQNGDAGGDARVEPSPGSPKPAGREVEPAPVGGEYPSAAVPGPGKRKKRRGATGERVVPPPKKRRTGDNDFLRNTVHRHEPPVTAEPIRLLAENEDLVVVDKPSSIPVHPCGRFRHNTVIFILGKEHQLKELHPLHRLDRLTSGVLMFAKTAAVSERIHEQVRDRQLEKEYVCRVEGEFPTEEVTCKEPILVVSYKVGVCRVDTRGKPCETVFQRLSYNGQSSVVRCRPLTGRTHQIRVHLQFLGHPILNDPIYNSVAWGPSRGRGGRIPKTDEELLRDLVAEHQAKQSLDVLDLCEGDLSSGLTDSTAPSSELGKDSLEELAAAAQKMEEVAEAAPQKLDTIALAPEKAVETDVMNQEADSLCAECRLVRQDPLPKDLVMFLHALRYKGPGFEYFSPMPAWAQDDWQKD; encoded by the exons ATGTGGCTGGGCGGCCGCGGATGGCTCGGGGTTCTCGGACATTGGCGCTGCGACCTTCGGCGCCCTAGCTTTGCCAGGACTTGGAGTGGCTTTAAGGGCCCAATGGCAGAAACACTGTCTACCCAGGTTGGGACAGCGGGCGGGCTGAGGGCTCCGCATCAGCAAAACGGTGACGCTGGTGGCGACGCGAGGGTTGAGCCGTCCCCGGGGTCCCCGAAGCCGGCTGGCCGGGAAGTGGAGCCGGCCCCAGTAGGCGGGGAGTATCCCTCGGCTGCAGTCCCGGGCCCGGGCAAGCGTAAGAAGCGACGGGGCGCAACCGGGGAGCGTGTCGTGCCGCCCCCGAAGAAGCGGCGGACAGGG GACAATGATTTCTTGCGGAACACAGtgcacaggcatgagccaccagtcACAGCAGAGCCCATTCGCCTGCTAGCTGAGAACGAAGATTTAGTGGTTGTAGACAAGCCTTCCTCCATTCCCGTTCACCCCTGTGGCCGCTTCCGACACAACACAGTTATCTTCATCCTAGGCAAGGAGCACCAACTGAAGGAGTTACACCCCTTGCATCGGCTTGACCGCCTTACCTCAGGGGTGCTTATGTTTGCCAAGACAGCTGCAGTCTCTGAGAGAATTCACGAGCAGGTTCGGGACCGGCAG CTGGAGAAGGAGTACGTGTGCCGGGTGGAAGGGGAGTTCCCCACTGAGGAAGTGACCTGTAAAGAACCCATCTTAGTGGTGTCTTACAAAGTAGGGGTGTGCCGTGTAGATACCCGGGGCAAGCCCTGTGAGACAGTGTTCCAGAGGCTAAGCTACAATGGCCAGTCCAGTGTGGTACGGTGCCGGCCACTCACAGGCCGCACACACCAGATTCGAGTCCACCTTCAGTTCTTGGGCCATCCCATTCTCAACGACCCCATCTACAACTCAGTTGCCTGGGGTCCCTCCCGAGGCCGGGGCGGCCGCATTCCCAAGACAGATGAGGAATTGCTACGGGACCTGGTAGCAGAGCACCAGGCCAAACAGAGCCTGGATGTGCTAGATCTCTGTGAGGGTGACCTGTCCTCAGGACTCACAGACTCTACGGCCCCCTCCTCAGAGTTGGGCAAGGACAGCCTGGAAGAGTTGGCTGCAGCTGCCCAGAAGATGGAGGAAGTAGCTGAGGCAGCCCCTCAGAAGTTGGACACAATAGCCTTGGCACCAGAGAAGGCAGTTGAAACAGATGTCATGAATCAAGAGGCAGACTCACTCTGTGCAGAGTGCCGGCTGGTTCGACAGGATCCCTTGCCCAAAGACCTTGTGATGTTCCTACATGCCCTACGTTATAAAGGGCCAGGCTTTGAGTACTTTTCACCAATGCCTGCCTGGGCACAGGATGACTGGCAAAAAGACTGA